The Pirellulales bacterium genomic sequence CGCAGATCGAAGCCATTCAAGAAGCTATCCATTTACAAGAAGATGATGTAGCCATCGGAGTACTGCCGTTTTTTCACTCCTACGGCTACACTGCAACATTGTGGACTGTGCTAACGCTAGAGCCTCAGGGTGTGTATCACTTCGATCCCCGCGACGCCCATCAAGTTGGCGAACTATGCGCCAAGCATCGGGTGACGGTATTTATGGCCACCCCGACGTTTCTACGAATTTACTTGCGGCGTGTGCAACCGGAAGAATTTCGCTCGTTAAATACAGTCTTTGGCGCGGCCGAGAAGCTACCCAAGGAACTATCTGATGCCTTTGAAGCTCGTTTTGGATGTCGCCCCTACGAAGCATACGGTTGTACGGAGTTATCACCGCTTGTCGCGGTGAATGTGCCTCCCAATCGCAACCGCGATAACAACCGTCCCACGGCGCGTGAAGGAACTGTTGGACGGCCTATTCCTGGCGTACAGGCTAAAGTAGTCCATTTAGAATCCGCCGCAGACTTACCACCGGGAGAAACGGGTATGCTGTGGGTTACTGGCCCAAATGTGATGAAGGGTTACCTCGATCGTCCCGATCTCACGGCGAAAGTAATCCGCGATGGATGGTACATCACCGGCGACTTGGCCCGAATTGACTCGGATGGATTCATCGAAATCACTGGTCGAGAAAGCCGTTTTTCAAAAATCGGCGGCGAAATGGTGCCGCATCTCAAAATCGAAGAGGCTTTGCAACGCATTCTTGGCGGAGATGACGATCATCTAATGGCCGTAGTCACTGCCGTGCCGGATTCGTTCAAAGGCGAACGATTGATTGTGATGCATGTGCCGCTCGACAAAGCACCCGACCAAATCCGCCGCGAATTGGCCACGGCTGGCCTACCAAATCTGTGGATTCCCGCCGCCGATAGCTTTTGCCAAGTGCCGGAAATACCCGTCCTGGGAACCGGCAAGCTAGACCTTCGCTCGCTTAAAGAATTGGCAATGGCGAAGTTCTGTACATAAATCTCACGAAATATCATTCCAATTGTGCAATGCGCGGCGCGGATGCCGGCTGCCAATCAATACGCTTGGCTCCGGTCCACAATTGTTCTAGGGAGTAGTACTCGCGTGCTTTTTCGTCAAATAGGTGAATCACCACGTCTCCGTAGTCTTGCAAAATCCACGTGCCCGCGGCATACCCTTCCATCCCTATCAGCTTTTCCCCATATTTCTCTGCGAGCGTATGTTCAATTTCATCGGCGACCGCATGCAGTTGTCGGCGGCTACTACCCGTGACTAGCAAGAAGAAATCAAACACAGCTGTCATTTCTCGCAAGTCGAGCAACACAATGCTTTGCCCGCGATTATCGTGGGCCACCTGAGCTGCAACTAAAGCCACCTGAAGGCTACGTTGCGGTCGTTCCTTGGCCGCGGTAAGGCTTGCTGCGGTGATCGCCAATGATTCCTCTGCAACTGCAATAGTGTGATAGTTGCCTTGTGAAAAACTCCTATGCAACAATTCCATTGTACGCACTAAAGCCGGTCAATCCAGTAGAAAATTGGGGCAAAGAGAGTAAAATCGGGCTCAATTGAAGTCAGCAGGCAAACCGCGCGATACATCCCGAATAAACGCGTTCGTCTAATGGAGATGCGTATGAGTGCTTGGATCGAGGAGAAGGAACTCGCCCCAGATTTCACACTGCCTGCTAACGACGGTACCAAAGTCAAACTTTCATCCTTAAAAGGCTCACCAGTAATTCTATATTTCTATCCGAAGGACGACACCCCTGGCTGCACGAAAGAAGCATGCTCGCTTCGTGACCGAAGCAAGGAACTTATGAAGCTCGGGGCGAAAGTTTTGGGAGTAAGTACCGACACCGTTCAAAGCCATGTGCAATTCCACGGCAAGTTCAAGCTGAATTTTCCATTGCTGGCCGACGTTAATCATAATGTGGCCGAAAGCTACGGCGCTTGGCGAGAAAAAAATATGTATGGCAAGAAGTTCATGGGCGTTCAGCGCAGCACGTTTCTGATTGATGCCGATGGTCGCATTGCCCGGGTATGGAAAGCGGTCAAGGTAGACGGCCATGATCAGCAAATCATCGACGCACTTACGGAGTTGACGTCTTAGTCACAATGGCATCGCAGGTCTTTGGGGCAGTTAATTCTAAAAATGCCCTATTTCCTGCCCAAAAGCACAATTTTGCTTTGCTTCGTGCTAACGTCCGATTATCCTAGAGATTGCTCCAGGACGGCATTCAATTTGATTGGGCGAGTGTAAAAACCAGTTAACTCAGCTGCCATTTTATGGGAGTTTTGTCATGCGTGGCTTGTTGCGGTGGGTAGTGTTCGGCGGAATTATGGGTGTGGGTGCAATCATCTCAACACTCTGGCTTCGCGCGGCAGAGCAAGGCTCTTTGGGCGCTCCGGTTGGCACGCCGATTGAGCTATTCGCCGGCATCCAAACAGGCGATCTGCAGGTCAAGCTTATCCCCAAGAATTCCGAGGAATCCACCCTCCAAATTCAAAACGTCACGAATCAACCTCTGAGCGTAAAGCTACCCGAGGCCTTCGTCGGTGTGCCGGTATTGGCACAGAACAACGGAGCGGGCGGGGGCGGAGGAGGAGGCGGTGGTCGTAGGAATGGCGGCAATCGCAATAATAATCAGAACCAATCTAATGGCGGTGGATTAGGTGGAGGCGGGGGCGGTGCTTTTAACTTAGCGCCAGAAGCTAGTGGCAAAATCAAAGTTGCCACGGTCTGCTTGGAACATGGGAAGGAAGAACCCAATTCTCACATCCCGTATGAAATTCGCCCCGTCGACAGCTTCACGGACGATGGTCGTGTGAAGGAAGTGCTAATGATGCTGGGCAATGGTACGATTGATCAAGCGGCTGCTCAGGCCGCTGCCTGGCATTTCACAAACGACATGAGTTGGGCCGATTTGGCGGCTAAAAAAGCGCACCACCTCGGCAAGCCTGACGAACCATATTTCTCTCAAGCCGATTTGCAAGCAGCCATGCAAATCGCAGCACAGGCGGAGCACTTGGCAAAAAGTTTGCCGCCGGTCTATAAATCCGGCGATAAAGCGTTCGTCTCGCCGGGGGTAAACGCTGCCGATTCGGCCGATGCTGTAGTCGGGACACCGCCTAAAACGACAGACAAGAATTAGGCCGGAGAAATCATCCGATTGGCGGGAGTATTTACCTCGTATTGCCGCAATTCGGCCTGCAGTTGACGGATTTCACGTTGCAATTCATGGCGCTGCGCTTCCCATTGCAATCGGTCCTGCTGGAGCCGCTCTTCGTGACTGCAAATTTCTGCCTCGCGCGCAGCGATTCGTGCGGCTTGTGATTCAATCTGCCGCTGCTCGTCGGCCGCCCATTGTTGCCATTGTCGCTTTTGTTCTGCCAGCAGTTCATGTTGCCGAGCAACTTTCGTGGCTAATTCTTCCGCTTCGCTCCGCTGCGCAGCTGTATCCGCCGCTTGTAGCCGGTAGTTTTCTGCCAACTGTGC encodes the following:
- a CDS encoding AMP-binding protein, with product MRNCRKFGRRPKVADSTGAALTGNSLLLRTLILRRILAHRVLAPNEEYVGVLLPPSAGSVVVNAALPLLRRIPVNLNYTMSSGTINHCITQCGIRHVLTTQRILERFKLELNAKVVLVEDFAKQVNLVDKISAWFQAKLPPSILEKWLGINDVSGKELLTVMFTSGSTGDPKGVMLSHNNVASQIEAIQEAIHLQEDDVAIGVLPFFHSYGYTATLWTVLTLEPQGVYHFDPRDAHQVGELCAKHRVTVFMATPTFLRIYLRRVQPEEFRSLNTVFGAAEKLPKELSDAFEARFGCRPYEAYGCTELSPLVAVNVPPNRNRDNNRPTAREGTVGRPIPGVQAKVVHLESAADLPPGETGMLWVTGPNVMKGYLDRPDLTAKVIRDGWYITGDLARIDSDGFIEITGRESRFSKIGGEMVPHLKIEEALQRILGGDDDHLMAVVTAVPDSFKGERLIVMHVPLDKAPDQIRRELATAGLPNLWIPAADSFCQVPEIPVLGTGKLDLRSLKELAMAKFCT
- the rsfS gene encoding ribosome silencing factor — encoded protein: MELLHRSFSQGNYHTIAVAEESLAITAASLTAAKERPQRSLQVALVAAQVAHDNRGQSIVLLDLREMTAVFDFFLLVTGSSRRQLHAVADEIEHTLAEKYGEKLIGMEGYAAGTWILQDYGDVVIHLFDEKAREYYSLEQLWTGAKRIDWQPASAPRIAQLE
- the bcp gene encoding thioredoxin-dependent thiol peroxidase yields the protein MSAWIEEKELAPDFTLPANDGTKVKLSSLKGSPVILYFYPKDDTPGCTKEACSLRDRSKELMKLGAKVLGVSTDTVQSHVQFHGKFKLNFPLLADVNHNVAESYGAWREKNMYGKKFMGVQRSTFLIDADGRIARVWKAVKVDGHDQQIIDALTELTS